One region of Mangifera indica cultivar Alphonso chromosome 3, CATAS_Mindica_2.1, whole genome shotgun sequence genomic DNA includes:
- the LOC123211497 gene encoding protein DEHYDRATION-INDUCED 19 homolog 4-like, with translation MEPNSWNTRLSTSSSSSRRYQTRSDLFMGGGLDETDGDDEFGGLYLCPFCAEDFDIVGLCCHIDEDHPFEAKNGVCPVCAKWVGMDIVSHITLQHGSFFRVQHRRRLRRGTSNSTFSLLRRELRDGTLQSLLGGSSCFVAPCNAEPDPLLSSFIFNSPSKADESVNTQSVCMVVPTLVEESSNDNFQARNIQQTQLSDKEQEEKAHKSEFVRGLVLSTIFDDYL, from the exons ATGGAGCCGAATTCGTGGAACACTCGTCtctcaacttcttcttcttcttcacgtCGCTACCAGACTCGATCTG ATCTCTTTATGGGAGGAGGATTGGATGAAACTGACGGTGATGATGAATTCGGAGGGTTGTATTTATGTCCGTTCTGTGCTGAAGATTTCGACATTGTTGGACTGTGTTGCCACATCGATGAAGATCATCCTTTTGAAGCGAAAAACGGG gtgtgccCTGTTTGTGCAAAGTGGGTGGGAATGGATATTGTTAGCCATATTACTTTGCAACATGGGAGTTTCTTTAGA GTGCAGCACAGAAGGAGATTGCGTAGGGGTACATCTAATTCGacattttctttattgagaaGAGAATTGAGAGATGGAACTTTGCAATCTCTTCTGGGGGGATCTTCGTGCTTTGTTGCCCCCTGCAATGCAGAGCCTGATCCATTGTTGTCatcatttatattcaattcACCTAGTAAGGCTGATGAATCTGTTAATACACAATCGGTTTGTATGGTTGTACCAACGTTAGTAGAGGAGAGCtcaaatgacaattttcaagCAAG AAACATCCAACAAACTCAGCTTTCGGACAAAGAACAAGAGGAGAAGGCCCACAAGTCTGAGTTCGTCCGAGGACTTGTGCTGTCAACTATTTTTGATGACTACTTATAA